One Streptomyces sp. L2 genomic window carries:
- a CDS encoding MFS transporter yields MAVDSQPAAREGTAPPVPGVRRGLRAGYASGALVTGAFSTLPGLLLLPYLTDTLGAGAALAGTVVLVPKVWNALLGPLVGHAGDLRPRRALHLPAGGVGVAAAFALMFSAPGSHAAGVWWAAVGFFLAATAYAFFQVPYSALPAELTERPADRVALVAGRVAVIAVSALLIGGAGPALVDAGGGGVPGHRLVGVFGALCVLAGTAGVVLGVKGAPRRAAPDTRPGDRPAGLRRQLAFARAIPGFPALLAGIVIQSVATGGLTAGAPYFSEHILGDKNATGLLVAAFVAPNLLTVRAWTRLGARVGHRAGYRWACAVFGTGCLLLFAAPVLPLPLVLLLMVVAGAGHAGQLLFLYALLQDCIAGQELRGAGVSSGLFTTCETLGLAVGPFLYGLTLAAFGYVSSGTGLAVTQSHTAREGILVGIALLPALAAAAATAVLGRGRTTPPESPSN; encoded by the coding sequence ATGGCTGTCGACTCACAACCCGCCGCCCGCGAGGGAACGGCACCCCCCGTGCCCGGCGTCCGCCGCGGGCTACGGGCCGGGTACGCCTCCGGAGCCCTGGTCACCGGCGCGTTCAGCACGCTGCCCGGCCTCCTGCTGCTGCCGTACCTCACCGACACCCTCGGCGCCGGCGCGGCCCTCGCCGGCACCGTCGTCCTCGTGCCCAAGGTGTGGAACGCCCTGCTGGGACCCCTCGTCGGCCATGCCGGGGACCTGCGGCCCCGCCGCGCTCTCCATCTGCCGGCCGGAGGCGTCGGGGTGGCCGCCGCGTTCGCCCTGATGTTCTCCGCGCCCGGCTCCCACGCGGCCGGCGTCTGGTGGGCCGCCGTCGGCTTCTTCCTCGCCGCGACCGCCTACGCCTTCTTCCAGGTGCCGTACTCCGCGCTGCCCGCCGAGCTGACCGAACGGCCGGCCGACCGGGTCGCCCTCGTGGCCGGCCGCGTCGCCGTGATCGCCGTGTCCGCGCTGCTCATCGGCGGCGCCGGCCCGGCACTGGTGGACGCGGGCGGCGGGGGAGTGCCGGGCCACCGGCTCGTCGGCGTCTTCGGCGCGCTGTGCGTGCTCGCCGGGACGGCGGGCGTGGTGCTCGGCGTCAAGGGCGCGCCCCGGCGTGCGGCACCGGACACCCGCCCGGGCGACCGGCCCGCCGGACTGCGCCGGCAACTCGCCTTCGCGCGCGCGATCCCGGGCTTCCCCGCGCTCCTCGCCGGGATCGTCATCCAGTCGGTGGCCACCGGGGGCCTCACGGCGGGCGCCCCCTACTTCAGTGAGCACATCCTCGGCGACAAGAACGCCACCGGCCTGCTCGTCGCCGCGTTCGTCGCCCCCAACCTCCTCACCGTGCGCGCCTGGACCCGGCTCGGCGCCCGCGTAGGACACCGCGCCGGATACCGGTGGGCCTGCGCCGTGTTCGGCACCGGCTGCCTGCTGCTGTTCGCCGCGCCGGTCCTGCCGCTGCCCCTGGTCCTGCTACTCATGGTCGTCGCCGGCGCCGGACATGCCGGACAACTGCTGTTCCTGTACGCCCTGTTGCAGGACTGCATCGCCGGTCAGGAGCTGCGCGGGGCGGGCGTCTCCTCGGGCCTGTTCACCACCTGCGAGACCCTGGGCCTGGCCGTCGGCCCCTTCCTCTACGGCCTGACGCTGGCCGCGTTCGGCTACGTCTCCTCCGGCACCGGCCTCGCCGTCACCCAGTCGCACACGGCCCGCGAGGGCATCCTCGTCGGCATCGCCCTGCTCCCCGCCCTCGCGGCAGCGGCGGCGACCGCAGTACTGGGGCGGGGCAGAACGACACCCCCCGAGAGCCCATCCAACTGA